The following proteins come from a genomic window of Prionailurus viverrinus isolate Anna chromosome D1, UM_Priviv_1.0, whole genome shotgun sequence:
- the LOC125176599 gene encoding olfactory receptor 5B12-like, with protein sequence MENISEVVEFILVGLTDALEMQVPLFTIFTIIYLIILVGNVGMIVLILLDSRLHTPMYFFLSNLSLVDCVYASAVTPKVMVGFLTGDKIISYNACAAQMFFFSAFATIESFLLASMAFDRHAAVCKPLRYTTTMTSAMCTLLATGSYICGLLQSSIHVAFTFHLSFCHSNVINHFFCDIPPMLSLSCSDIYMNEIVLFTLAAFNVFFTLLVILNSYLFIFIAILRMRSAQVQKKAFSTCASHLTTVSIFYGTIIFTYLQPSSSHSMDTDKMASVFYTMVIPMLNPLVYSLRNKEVKGAFQKVVGKAKSSLGLAY encoded by the coding sequence ATGGAGAACATTTCAGAGGTGGTGGAATTCATTCTTGTGGGGCTCACAGATGCCCTGGAGATGCAGGTCCCTTTGTTTACCATCTTCACTATCATTTACCTCATCATTCTGGTTGGGAACGTTGGAATGATCGTGTTGATTCTGTTGGACTCTCGTCTCCACactcccatgtacttcttcctcagcAACCTCTCCCTCGTGGACTGCGTTTATGCCTCAGCTGTCACTCCCAAGGTAATGGTGGGGTTTCTCACAGGAGATAAGATCATATCCTACAATGCATGTGCTGCGCAGATGTTCTTCTTCTCAGCCTTTGCCACTATTGAAAGTTTCCTTCTGGCCTCAATGGCCTTTGACCGCCATGCAGCTGTGTGCAAACCCTTGCGTTACACCACCACCATGACAAGTGCTATGTGTACCTTACTGGCCACTGGATCCTACATCTGTGGACTCTTGCAgtcttccatccatgttgccttCACTTTCCACCTCTCTTTCTGTCATTCCAATGTAATTAATCACTTTTTCTGTGACATTCCCCcaatgctgtctctctcttgctctgatATCTACATGAATGAGATTGTGCTCTTCACACTGGCAGCATTCAATGTCTTTTTCACCCTCTTGGTTATCTTGAACTcttatctgttcatttttattgctatcCTGAGGATGCGCTCAGCTCAGGTGCAGAAGAAGGCTTTCTCCACCTGTGCATCCCACCTCACCACTGTTTCCATCTTCTATGGGACAATCATCTTCACGTACTTACAGCCAAGTTCTAGTCATTCCATGGACACAGACAAAATGGCGTCCGTGTTCTACACCATGGTCATCCCCATGCTGAACCCTTTGGTCTACAGCCTAAGGAACAAAGAGGTCAAGGGTGCATTTCAGAAGGTGGTTGGAAAAGCAAAGTCTTCATTGGGTTTAGCCTACTAA
- the LOC125176598 gene encoding olfactory receptor 5B3-like codes for MKNNTEVTEFILLGLTSDPELLAPLFMMFTLIYLITLVGNLGMMALILLDSRLHTPMYFFLSNLSLVDFGYSTAVTPKVLAGLLIRDKVISYNACAAQMFFFAAFATVESYLLASMAYDRYAAVCKPHHYTTTMTTGVCARLAIGSYVFGFLNASVDVGNTFHLSFCKSNVIHHFFCDIPAVVSLSCSDRHVSELVLVLVASFHIFFGLLVILISYLCIVTTILKMPSIEGYLKAISTCASHFTAVSIFYGTVMFMYSQPTSSHSMDTDKIVSVFYTMVIPMLNPAVYSLRNKEVKNAFKKVVEKANLSLSFTS; via the coding sequence ATGAAGAACAACACAGAAGTGACTGAATTCATCTTGCTGGGACTAACCAGTGACCCAGAACTGCTGGCCCCCCTCTTTATGATGTTCACCCTCATCTACCTCATCACTCTGGTTGGAAACCTGGGGATGATGGCGCTGATTCTCTTGGACTCCCGTCTCCACactcccatgtactttttcctcagTAACCTGTCTCTGGTGGACTTTGGTTACTCTACAGCTGTCACTCCCAAGGTCCTTGCTGGATTACTTATAAGAGACAAGGTCATCTCCTACAATGCGTGTGCTGCTCAGATGTTCTTTTTTGCAGCCTTTGCCACAGTGGAGAGTTACCTCTTGGCCTcaatggcctatgaccgctatgcaGCAGTGTGCAAACCCCACCATTACACCACCACCATGACGACAGGTGTGTGTGCTCGTTTGGCTATAGGCTCctatgtttttggttttctgaaTGCTTCTGTGGATGTTGGAAACACATTCCACCTCTCCTTCTGTAAGTCCAATGTGATCCATCACTTCTTCTGTGATATTCCTGcagttgtctctctctcttgttctgatAGACATGTCAGTGAGCTGGTTCTTGTTTTGGTAGCAAGCTTCCACATCTTTTTTGGTCTTTTGGTTATTTTGATTTCCTACCTGTGCATAGTTACCACCATCTTGAAAATGCCCTCAATAGAAGGATACCTGAAAGCTATATCCACCTGTGCTTCTCACTTCACTGCAGTCTCCATCTTCTATGGGACAGTCATGTTTATGTACTCCCAGCCAACCTCCAGCCATTCCATGGACACGGACAAAATTGTGTCTGTGTTCTATACTATGGTCATTCCCATGCTAAATCCTGCGGTGTATAGCCTGAGGAACAAAGAGGTCAAGAATGCTTTCAAGAAGGTTGTTGAGAAGGCAAACCTGTCTCTAAGCTTCACCTCCTAG